Proteins encoded together in one Impatiens glandulifera chromosome 1, dImpGla2.1, whole genome shotgun sequence window:
- the LOC124934235 gene encoding pentatricopeptide repeat-containing protein At2g03880, mitochondrial-like, with product MQRTLAKLCKPNQAISVTILSNEAVKNANYQPSLGYNLNLEPHQIDNAIMRCVDKRDLRTGLLIHSYMLKLHSCGFITLWNKLLSLYIKCEQFHTACHLFDEMPTRNIVSFNTMISAYARHSYFLQALSLYKKLKEDDLKPNHITLSGIIGVCDGLPEKCMMDIFHAQAIRYGLNFNEYVGSSLVNGYANQMKLVDSAKAFTEISHLDLISWNIMIDSCVRNNDKEHSLRIFSRMLHENIEFDEFTLTSVIKMFLGPTDIDNGKMLHCCAMKTGLSHETSVTNSLISMYSKCETGMASARSVFEETMAANIISWTAIISGLMQNGLNTEAISHGGQVDEGIYALSTMISVYKIKPRREHLSCVVDMLGRAGRLSEAEMFIDEMGLDSNVLVWEALLSACRFHGETRLGEKCAKKIIEINPERHGSYVSLSNIYAERGLWEDKRVVLENLPANRLKKEYGCSWMAS from the exons ATGCAGAGGACTTTGGCGAAGCTCTGCAAACCTAACCAAGCTATTTCAGTTACCATTTTATCCAATGAAGCCGTGAAAAACGCGAATTATCAGCCAAGCCTCGGTTACAACCTTAATCTTGAGCCACACCAGATAGACAATGCTATCATGCGATGCGTTGATAAAAGAGATCTTCGGACCGGTTTGTTGATTCATTCTTACATGCTAAAGCTACATTCATGTGGGTTTATCACGCTCTGGAACAAGTTACTCTCTTTGTATATTAAATGTGAGCAGTTTCATACTGCCTGCCACTTGTTTGACGAAATGCCTACAAGGAATATTGTCTCCTTCAATACCATGATTTCAGCTTATGCTCGTCATAGTTACTTTCTTCAAGCTTTATCactttataagaaattaaaagagGATGATCTTAAGCCCAATCATATAACTTTATCTGGGATAATTGGAGTTTGTGATGGTTTACCAGAAAAATGTATGATGGATATTTTTCATGCTCAGGCTATTCGGTATGGGTTGAATTTCAATGAGTATGTAGGAAGCTCCTTAGTGAATGGTTATGCTAATCAAATGAAATTGGTTGATTCTGCAAAAGCTTTTACTGAGATTTCTCATTTGGATCTGATCTCGTGGAACATAATGATTGACAGTTGTGTTCGAAATAACGATAAGGAACACAGTCTGAGAATCTTCAGTCGTATGCTCCATGAAAATATTGAGTTTGACGAGTTCACATTAACAAGTGTGATTAAGATGTTCTTAGGACCAACTGATATCGATAATGGGAAGATGCTACATTGTTGTGCTATGAAAACCGGTTTATCTCACGAAACATCTGTCACTAATTCCCTTATATCTATGTATTCAAAATGTGAAACAGGAATGGCTTCAGCCAGAAGTGTATTTGAGGAAACAATGGCTGCTAACATTATCTCATGGACAGCTATCATTTCAGGCCTAATGCAAAACGGACTGAATACGGAAGCTATAAG CCATGGAGGTCAAGTAGATGAAGGAATTTATGCTCTTAGCACTATGATTAGCGTTTATAAGATCAAACCTAGGAGGGAACACTTGTCTTGTGTTGTTGATATGTTGGGTCGAGCTGGAAGGTTGTCTGAGGCTGAAATGTTCATAGATGAGATGGGATTGGATTCGAATGTTCTTGTTTGGGAAGCATTGCTTAGTGCGTGTAGATTTCATGGAGAGACACGATTGGGAGAAAAGTGTGCAAAAAAGATTATAGAGATAAATCCAGAAAGACATGGATCTTATGTGTCTTTATCTAATATATACGCTGAGAGAGGTTTGTGGGAAGATAAGAGAGTGGTGTTGGAGAATTTGCCTGCAAACAGGTTAAAGAAAGAGTATGGATGTAGCTGGATGGCATCGTAG